In Microvenator marinus, one genomic interval encodes:
- a CDS encoding RNA polymerase sigma factor has protein sequence MALSPAEQGLEGHVEAEQALIDQAATGDMVAFRALYDLHVGYVSRNVARLTGPGPEVEDLTQDVFVQVYKSLAQYRGDCAFKTWLYRVTRNVTIDHLRKRRVTTVELDAWRPLRGGPDAWSRLEARDLCRVLHAALQTVAIEYREAFLLHEVEGMKLREIADLTEESINTVAARIRRTREKLQAILEQKAKEGDHV, from the coding sequence ATGGCGCTATCGCCTGCAGAGCAGGGCTTAGAGGGGCACGTTGAAGCTGAGCAGGCGCTCATCGATCAGGCCGCTACAGGCGATATGGTGGCGTTTCGCGCGCTCTACGACCTTCACGTGGGCTATGTTTCTCGAAATGTGGCCAGATTGACCGGCCCAGGGCCTGAGGTGGAAGACCTGACACAGGACGTCTTTGTGCAGGTCTACAAGTCGCTCGCCCAGTACCGTGGAGATTGCGCGTTTAAGACCTGGCTCTACCGCGTGACTAGGAACGTGACCATCGATCACTTGCGGAAGCGCCGCGTGACCACGGTGGAGCTAGATGCGTGGCGGCCTCTCAGAGGCGGGCCAGACGCGTGGTCTAGGCTCGAGGCTCGTGACCTTTGTCGCGTGCTTCACGCGGCCCTACAAACCGTTGCCATTGAGTACCGCGAAGCATTTTTGCTGCACGAAGTCGAAGGCATGAAGTTGCGCGAGATCGCCGACCTTACGGAAGAATCGATCAACACTGTCGCGGCTCGCATTCGGCGTACTCGCGAAAAGCTGCAGGCCATACTCGAGCAGAAGGCGAAGGAGGGCGATCATGTCTAG
- a CDS encoding LA_2272 family surface repeat-containing protein, translated as MKWALVLLLFLPSLGMAAELPQIALKIDPQCADSSAEGLLVRELRTRLPENTLTFGEPLERDWRVVWSEEFECRILVNREEQESIIKVDSSEVREIEYAASQVAWIVTMTRDAEAAKPVETAPPEEPPEPEAPIEPEEPIEPEEPVEPEEPVETEEPAEPELPVEPAPAQESLPEETDGILMAATLIPTPESASIVPNLAINLIGGYRGLDGLELGFGNMEDEFMHGAQFALIFNSVAGTSRGLQAAFAYNHTAVYHSGLQLAFGVNHAGDVKGAQVGAVNLADRVSGAQVGFVNVADTADLSLGLVSIMREEPIYGVAWISSSGFLLGGIQHGSKHFRTMLFLGGAATGLEEGQVGAAGLGLSVHLPLTDWFYLDIDYLATQVAVADYRKQSHLSMFRLLTGFKPGEHFAIYLGPAVAGLFSGREDGLGIPPEYAVRNGDAVNGYTWFWPEFHLGVRF; from the coding sequence ATGAAGTGGGCTCTAGTTCTTTTGCTCTTCCTGCCTTCTTTGGGAATGGCTGCCGAGCTTCCACAAATCGCGTTGAAGATTGATCCGCAATGCGCCGATTCGAGCGCCGAGGGGCTTCTCGTTCGCGAGTTGCGCACTCGCCTTCCCGAAAACACCTTGACCTTCGGAGAGCCGCTCGAGCGCGATTGGAGGGTTGTTTGGAGCGAGGAGTTTGAGTGTCGAATTCTCGTGAACCGAGAAGAGCAGGAATCCATCATCAAAGTCGATAGCAGCGAGGTGCGGGAGATCGAGTATGCGGCGAGTCAGGTGGCTTGGATTGTGACGATGACTCGTGATGCTGAAGCCGCAAAGCCTGTCGAGACTGCTCCGCCTGAAGAACCTCCTGAGCCGGAAGCTCCCATTGAACCCGAGGAGCCCATTGAACCCGAGGAGCCCGTTGAACCCGAGGAACCTGTCGAAACCGAGGAGCCTGCTGAACCAGAACTTCCAGTAGAGCCGGCCCCTGCGCAAGAGAGTCTGCCTGAGGAGACTGACGGCATCCTCATGGCAGCGACGTTGATTCCCACGCCTGAGTCCGCGAGCATCGTGCCGAATCTCGCCATAAACCTGATTGGCGGCTACCGCGGCCTTGATGGTCTTGAGCTAGGGTTTGGGAACATGGAAGACGAGTTCATGCATGGTGCTCAGTTCGCCCTAATTTTCAATAGCGTTGCGGGCACGAGTCGTGGGTTACAGGCCGCTTTCGCCTACAATCATACGGCCGTCTATCACTCGGGTTTGCAGTTGGCGTTTGGCGTAAATCACGCTGGCGACGTCAAAGGTGCGCAGGTTGGGGCCGTGAATCTGGCGGATCGGGTTTCGGGCGCCCAAGTCGGGTTTGTGAACGTCGCGGACACAGCAGACCTTTCGTTGGGGCTCGTGAGTATTATGCGAGAGGAACCGATTTACGGCGTGGCTTGGATTTCAAGTTCTGGGTTCTTGCTGGGTGGAATTCAGCACGGGAGCAAACATTTTAGAACCATGTTGTTCCTCGGCGGGGCCGCAACAGGGCTCGAGGAGGGGCAAGTTGGGGCCGCAGGATTGGGGCTCAGCGTGCACCTCCCACTCACTGATTGGTTCTATCTGGACATCGACTATCTCGCGACTCAGGTGGCCGTGGCTGATTATCGAAAACAAAGTCACCTCTCGATGTTCCGTCTACTCACCGGCTTTAAGCCCGGCGAGCATTTCGCAATTTATCTAGGCCCCGCTGTGGCTGGTCTATTTTCCGGGCGCGAAGACGGTCTTGGGATCCCGCCGGAGTATGCGGTTCGAAACGGTGATGCGGTCAATGGCTACACCTGGTTTTGGCCTGAGTTCCACCTTGGCGTCAGGTTTTAG
- a CDS encoding serine/threonine protein kinase, whose product MTIRNALLVMDTPSPPKQYLLTSLVGIGALAMAMVAFIFYYSSFQAVEKLSEESLDGSAELAQAKLHTFFRPLQDNLLVTHDWTKGGEVKLDNTEELNRRFIPLLARHTPITSMLIADENGREYMLLNDKGTWVNRRVDVAEDGKTTRWFRWNNDLEPVEEWTKELEYDPRLRPWFRGAMEHPEGEPHWTEPYIFFTTRDVGMTVSSRLKTSDGTTMVVAFDVMLKDLSAFTSTMKIGENGIAVLLTEEGTVIGLPSVANGANPQEYLLKPLHQLENDALNRAWKGSGTRAFSFHSDGQAWWAVTRPFEMGTTRLWIVVAAPDSDFSPDAPSQFIWLGILLAAILGIALLLYRRLKIPDAPKQDKNRLGAYVLGKVIGTGGAGEVCLAEHRSLRRITALKVIKDTRDRKTRERFKHEVRVTASLTHPNTVTVYDFGTQGETLFFAMEYLEGATVGEVVERSGPMPAERVIHILEQVCGSLEEAHAKGFIHRDIKPDNVFLAHRGSSYDFVKVLDFGLVKEVDAEISPGKSTRLMGTPGYIAPEAAAMGYRPRPSADIYAIGALAYLMISGRPAYEGTSRASIFAQQKDGPPPLPSEKLNENVPEDLEKLIMQCLSQEQDSRPESVTSILSRLHTCKAHGLWTAHHAEEWWLNHQEVSNSSSNPELLKHSVQTPRPEERP is encoded by the coding sequence ATGACGATTCGGAACGCCCTTTTGGTTATGGATACACCTTCTCCACCCAAGCAGTACCTACTCACGTCCCTTGTGGGCATAGGTGCGCTTGCGATGGCTATGGTTGCGTTCATCTTTTATTATTCGTCATTTCAAGCGGTTGAGAAACTCTCTGAAGAATCTTTAGATGGTTCTGCAGAACTCGCACAGGCCAAGCTTCATACCTTTTTCCGTCCCTTGCAAGATAACCTTTTGGTCACGCACGATTGGACCAAGGGTGGTGAGGTGAAGCTCGACAACACCGAGGAGTTAAACCGACGTTTTATCCCGCTTCTGGCCCGGCACACGCCAATCACATCCATGCTCATCGCGGACGAGAATGGTCGTGAGTATATGCTGCTCAACGACAAAGGAACGTGGGTCAACCGCAGGGTGGACGTGGCCGAAGACGGTAAGACGACACGCTGGTTTAGGTGGAACAACGACCTTGAACCCGTCGAGGAGTGGACCAAAGAGCTCGAGTACGACCCCCGTCTCCGCCCATGGTTTCGGGGCGCAATGGAGCATCCTGAGGGAGAACCCCACTGGACCGAGCCCTACATCTTCTTCACCACGCGGGACGTCGGCATGACTGTATCTTCTCGTCTGAAGACCAGTGACGGCACCACTATGGTCGTGGCGTTCGACGTCATGCTCAAAGATCTCTCGGCGTTCACGTCGACGATGAAAATTGGAGAAAACGGGATCGCGGTGTTGCTCACGGAAGAAGGTACGGTGATAGGGCTGCCGTCTGTTGCAAACGGCGCCAACCCACAGGAGTACCTCCTCAAACCCCTTCACCAGCTGGAGAACGACGCGCTTAACCGCGCATGGAAGGGTAGCGGAACCCGTGCATTTTCGTTTCACTCGGACGGGCAGGCGTGGTGGGCTGTCACCCGACCATTTGAAATGGGCACAACGCGGCTTTGGATCGTGGTGGCAGCGCCTGATTCCGATTTCTCCCCCGACGCCCCTTCTCAGTTCATTTGGCTGGGAATACTACTCGCCGCAATCTTGGGCATCGCATTGCTTCTCTACCGACGTTTGAAGATTCCGGACGCGCCCAAACAAGACAAAAACCGACTCGGGGCCTACGTGCTCGGAAAGGTCATCGGGACTGGAGGCGCAGGCGAGGTCTGTCTGGCTGAGCATCGCTCGCTGAGACGGATTACAGCGCTCAAAGTCATCAAGGATACCCGAGACCGGAAAACCCGCGAGCGCTTTAAACACGAAGTCAGAGTGACCGCCAGCCTGACGCACCCAAACACCGTGACCGTCTACGATTTTGGCACACAAGGCGAAACGCTCTTTTTTGCGATGGAGTACTTGGAAGGTGCGACGGTTGGCGAAGTTGTGGAACGTTCGGGGCCGATGCCCGCGGAGCGCGTGATCCACATTCTGGAGCAAGTCTGTGGCTCGCTTGAAGAGGCGCACGCCAAGGGCTTTATTCACAGAGACATCAAACCCGACAACGTCTTTTTGGCCCATCGCGGCTCGTCTTACGACTTCGTGAAGGTCTTGGACTTCGGTCTGGTCAAAGAAGTGGATGCGGAGATTTCTCCGGGAAAGAGCACACGCCTGATGGGTACGCCCGGCTATATTGCCCCAGAAGCGGCCGCCATGGGCTACCGCCCTCGTCCGAGCGCGGACATCTACGCCATCGGTGCTCTGGCCTATCTGATGATCAGCGGCAGACCCGCTTACGAGGGCACGTCGCGGGCCAGCATTTTTGCCCAACAAAAGGATGGTCCGCCGCCCTTGCCATCCGAAAAGCTGAACGAGAACGTTCCCGAAGACCTTGAGAAACTCATCATGCAGTGCCTCAGTCAGGAGCAGGATTCGCGCCCGGAAAGCGTGACATCCATTCTCTCCAGGCTTCACACCTGCAAAGCGCATGGCCTTTGGACAGCCCATCATGCCGAAGAGTGGTGGCTAAACCACCAGGAAGTCTCGAACTCATCGTCTAACCCCGAATTGCTCAAGCACTCCGTGCAAACACCTAGACCCGAAGAGCGTCCCTAA
- a CDS encoding lysophospholipid acyltransferase family protein gives MSHPFLEMSIFTTRLFFRSIGVSGRENIPADVPILVVANHPNALIDGIIVRIALGRDVGFLAKSTLFQNPFGKLWMEGVAGVPVYRVKDGEDTSKNDLTYQMIAERFSQGRSIVIFPEGVSHDEPQLRKLKTGAARFALRYVLTHEGPLYVLPMGMFYEDKATFRSRVSVAIGPAIDPRDWIEKAKEAEFEAALDLTKRITDGLSELVLEADNTQMWQMFAAVARWTEPKAREDVTVAQDKAQELAEAYRRLRLELPGRAEEIQEAVLRFERELKAVGIDNPWDVEDVFPNPSKIAWIVASTALIFVPAMVGTVASFVPYQAIGPLARKISGKNQDMISTVKAVGGLVFMPWVFALEALMIGIFWRWEAGLIALVLLPLCGLAALRFWEAIEVRRRALKASWLRVSKREVAEAIRARRQELSADIERAYEELSSLPG, from the coding sequence TTGAGTCATCCTTTCCTTGAAATGTCGATATTTACGACGCGCCTCTTTTTCCGCTCAATTGGTGTTTCAGGGCGCGAAAACATTCCCGCTGACGTTCCGATATTGGTGGTGGCGAATCATCCGAATGCCTTGATAGACGGGATTATTGTTCGGATTGCGCTCGGTCGAGATGTTGGTTTCTTGGCCAAAAGTACGCTCTTCCAAAATCCGTTTGGAAAACTTTGGATGGAAGGAGTTGCGGGCGTTCCTGTCTACCGAGTCAAAGATGGTGAAGACACGTCCAAGAACGATCTCACCTATCAGATGATCGCCGAGAGATTTTCTCAGGGGCGCTCGATTGTCATTTTTCCGGAAGGTGTGAGCCATGACGAGCCTCAACTGAGAAAGCTCAAGACGGGCGCGGCTCGATTTGCGTTGCGGTACGTACTTACGCACGAGGGTCCGCTCTATGTGTTGCCGATGGGCATGTTCTACGAAGACAAGGCCACCTTTAGGTCCAGGGTCTCAGTGGCCATCGGGCCTGCCATTGATCCACGCGACTGGATCGAAAAGGCCAAAGAGGCCGAGTTTGAGGCCGCCCTCGACCTCACCAAACGTATTACCGATGGGCTTTCTGAGCTCGTGCTCGAGGCCGACAACACGCAGATGTGGCAGATGTTTGCGGCGGTGGCCAGGTGGACCGAGCCCAAGGCGCGCGAAGACGTGACGGTGGCGCAGGACAAGGCGCAGGAGCTTGCGGAGGCTTATCGCAGGTTGAGGTTGGAGCTACCCGGGCGTGCTGAGGAGATTCAGGAAGCAGTCTTGAGGTTCGAGCGCGAGCTCAAAGCTGTAGGAATCGACAATCCATGGGATGTGGAGGATGTTTTCCCCAACCCTTCGAAGATCGCGTGGATTGTGGCCTCCACCGCGTTGATTTTCGTTCCGGCCATGGTCGGTACGGTGGCGAGCTTCGTGCCTTATCAGGCGATTGGACCGCTGGCCCGCAAGATTTCCGGTAAGAATCAAGACATGATCTCCACGGTCAAAGCCGTCGGTGGTCTAGTGTTTATGCCGTGGGTTTTTGCTCTAGAGGCCTTGATGATAGGGATTTTTTGGCGCTGGGAAGCAGGGCTCATTGCGTTGGTACTACTGCCCCTCTGCGGGCTCGCTGCTTTGCGTTTCTGGGAAGCGATCGAGGTGCGTCGCCGAGCCCTAAAGGCGTCGTGGCTAAGAGTTTCCAAGAGGGAAGTAGCGGAGGCGATTCGAGCGCGCCGACAGGAGTTGAGCGCCGATATTGAGCGCGCGTACGAAGAGCTTTCTAGCCTTCCAGGCTGA
- a CDS encoding sodium:solute symporter family protein, whose protein sequence is MEQWSSFLYVYLVGGLVFLGGLIVAWRAGALTSKRLLGFLLAGFFAYAGLHAMLQGFSAPGELPVTGKERGTQGFIGTWIDAAVVIVYFVGIISIGSYFARFTRSSKDFFFGGRRFKGWLIAMSCVATTIGSYSFLKYTSTAFSYGLSSTMTYLNDWFWMPLWMLVWLPIIYYGRLKSIPEYFEKRFDRRTRNVATGVLLVFLMGYISINYFTLGKAINTLTGWPIFLSALVAACATAIYVAFGGQTSVIMTDLAQAFLLLGVGLGLFVAGVVHVGGWEIFWVGLPGPHRAGLAALNSPPGFHTMGVFWQDAMAGGVAFYFINQGVMMRFMSARNVEEARKAVMLVVIFVMPLAAMAVSGVGWVGRSMVSSGELPALIDPDNVFIVVSNILALPGVFGLIMAALVAALMSTVDTLVTATSAVIVNDVYRPYFGQDSDDKQILKVARFTTVGASAVALSLVPLFMQFESIYAAHAAFIAAVIPPMAVTLILGICWPRFGTKAALLTMVGGAIAVGISLVFPEIITPFAQGSEIGGAGMKGHSFMRAFYGLVVSSVLAVVGTFLFREAPEEHPHLIASSEADAMREFKGSEPKKPGATTRLKLLVVEELAEDSALGDELEFHVHPDDQKALGADPGDLIVVSAPFFWHGGLKSVHGRIAERPGTTSGQLEFPRELLAYAGFKHIDEVDVSLEG, encoded by the coding sequence ATGGAGCAGTGGTCTTCTTTTCTCTACGTCTACCTCGTTGGAGGGCTCGTCTTTTTAGGCGGACTTATTGTGGCATGGAGGGCTGGTGCCCTCACGAGCAAACGCCTACTTGGGTTCCTGCTCGCGGGCTTTTTCGCGTACGCCGGCCTACACGCGATGCTCCAAGGTTTTTCGGCACCCGGTGAATTGCCTGTCACAGGCAAAGAGCGTGGAACACAAGGGTTTATTGGGACGTGGATCGATGCGGCCGTAGTTATCGTCTACTTTGTGGGCATCATCTCCATCGGCTCGTATTTCGCCAGATTCACGCGCTCGAGCAAGGACTTCTTCTTTGGCGGACGCCGTTTCAAAGGGTGGCTCATCGCCATGTCCTGTGTGGCCACTACCATCGGCTCGTATTCCTTCCTCAAATACACATCCACGGCATTTAGTTACGGGCTCTCGAGCACCATGACCTACTTGAACGACTGGTTCTGGATGCCGCTCTGGATGCTCGTCTGGTTGCCGATCATCTACTACGGACGCCTAAAATCCATCCCGGAGTACTTTGAGAAGCGATTCGACCGACGCACCAGAAACGTGGCCACGGGCGTACTCCTCGTTTTCCTCATGGGCTATATCAGTATCAACTATTTCACACTCGGGAAGGCCATCAACACGCTGACCGGCTGGCCAATTTTCCTCTCTGCTCTAGTCGCCGCTTGTGCCACCGCAATCTACGTAGCTTTTGGAGGCCAGACCTCCGTGATCATGACTGACCTCGCCCAGGCTTTCCTCTTGTTGGGCGTGGGTCTCGGACTCTTTGTGGCAGGGGTTGTCCACGTGGGCGGTTGGGAGATTTTCTGGGTTGGTCTTCCCGGCCCGCATCGTGCCGGACTCGCGGCGCTCAATAGTCCGCCAGGGTTTCATACCATGGGGGTCTTCTGGCAAGACGCCATGGCTGGAGGGGTCGCGTTCTACTTCATCAATCAGGGCGTCATGATGCGCTTTATGTCCGCCCGAAACGTGGAAGAAGCCCGTAAAGCCGTGATGTTGGTGGTGATCTTCGTGATGCCTCTCGCTGCGATGGCAGTATCCGGCGTGGGCTGGGTCGGGCGCTCTATGGTGAGCTCCGGCGAGCTTCCGGCCTTGATCGACCCAGACAACGTGTTCATCGTGGTATCGAATATTCTGGCCCTTCCTGGGGTGTTTGGACTCATCATGGCGGCACTCGTCGCGGCGCTCATGTCCACGGTAGATACCCTTGTGACAGCCACGTCTGCGGTCATCGTCAACGATGTCTACCGCCCCTATTTTGGCCAAGATTCGGACGATAAACAGATCCTCAAGGTGGCGCGTTTTACCACCGTTGGGGCATCGGCGGTGGCGCTCAGTCTGGTGCCGCTCTTCATGCAGTTCGAGAGCATTTATGCGGCTCACGCAGCGTTCATTGCGGCCGTCATTCCACCGATGGCCGTGACGCTCATCCTCGGGATTTGCTGGCCAAGGTTCGGCACCAAAGCCGCACTCTTGACCATGGTCGGTGGTGCGATTGCCGTTGGAATCTCGCTCGTCTTTCCTGAGATCATCACGCCATTCGCACAAGGCTCTGAAATCGGCGGAGCGGGCATGAAAGGTCACTCGTTTATGCGAGCTTTCTACGGTCTGGTCGTGAGCTCCGTGCTGGCAGTTGTGGGAACGTTCCTATTCCGCGAAGCCCCAGAAGAACACCCACACTTGATAGCCTCTTCGGAAGCCGACGCTATGCGAGAATTCAAAGGCAGCGAGCCGAAAAAGCCCGGCGCTACCACACGGCTTAAACTCCTCGTGGTGGAAGAGCTCGCTGAGGATTCAGCGCTTGGAGACGAGCTTGAGTTCCACGTCCATCCAGACGACCAGAAGGCGCTTGGAGCCGACCCTGGCGACCTCATCGTGGTATCGGCCCCATTCTTCTGGCACGGCGGTTTGAAGTCGGTTCATGGGCGTATTGCTGAGCGACCTGGTACCACATCGGGGCAGCTTGAGTTCCCTCGAGAACTCCTTGCATACGCGGGATTCAAGCATATCGACGAAGTCGACGTCAGCCTGGAAGGCTAG
- a CDS encoding radical SAM/SPASM domain-containing protein codes for MGILDAFSKPKNVTIPRLDLELTTGCDHGCGHCYNVWGAKDSDPQGGYKKGSLRTDEYLKMLDKVVGQTGAEHITVTGGEPLLHKGALEIIERACALVKSVQLITNGSHITPKIAQRFKQAGLRSVQLTLLSAKRARHDMLKGSVCFDDTVRAALDLKDAGVPVQVCFVAMQKNWEEFEDVFELAYVLGVRAISYNRMSPTGGAVHHINQLLPTVEQVEHNLMTAERLGPQYSIRVSTAMPIPPCLIRMDRFKWFDFGFCSTGTHSPNIVVDPSGNIRSCNLSSGILGNIVEEDWPQVYERVRSYQDTFKREVPEVCRGCRYETTCQGGCKESAFATFGSTTHPEPFLYQAQNPGWPSA; via the coding sequence ATGGGCATTCTCGACGCCTTTTCAAAACCAAAAAATGTCACGATACCTCGGCTCGACCTTGAACTTACAACGGGTTGTGACCACGGCTGTGGGCACTGTTACAACGTCTGGGGCGCCAAAGATTCGGATCCACAAGGTGGCTACAAGAAGGGCTCACTTCGCACCGACGAATACCTCAAGATGTTGGACAAAGTTGTTGGGCAAACGGGTGCTGAGCACATCACCGTGACCGGTGGTGAGCCGCTTCTACACAAAGGTGCGCTTGAGATCATTGAACGTGCATGTGCGCTGGTGAAATCAGTCCAGCTCATCACTAACGGTAGCCATATCACGCCTAAGATCGCCCAGCGATTCAAGCAAGCGGGTTTGCGCTCGGTGCAGCTTACGCTTTTGAGTGCCAAACGCGCTCGACACGATATGCTTAAGGGCTCGGTTTGTTTTGATGATACGGTGAGAGCGGCGCTGGACCTCAAGGATGCGGGTGTTCCCGTGCAGGTCTGCTTCGTGGCCATGCAAAAGAATTGGGAGGAGTTCGAAGACGTATTCGAGCTCGCGTACGTCCTTGGCGTAAGGGCGATTTCGTACAATCGCATGTCTCCCACGGGCGGCGCCGTTCACCATATCAACCAGCTCTTGCCTACCGTGGAACAAGTCGAGCACAACTTGATGACAGCCGAGAGACTAGGTCCTCAGTATTCGATCCGAGTTTCCACTGCCATGCCGATTCCCCCGTGTCTGATTCGAATGGATCGGTTTAAGTGGTTTGATTTCGGGTTTTGCAGCACCGGTACTCATTCACCCAATATCGTGGTGGATCCTTCGGGAAATATCCGTTCCTGCAACCTTTCGAGCGGCATTCTAGGCAATATCGTGGAGGAGGATTGGCCTCAGGTTTACGAGCGGGTCCGGTCCTATCAAGATACGTTCAAGCGCGAAGTGCCTGAGGTTTGCCGGGGTTGTCGCTACGAGACGACCTGTCAAGGAGGGTGCAAGGAAAGCGCCTTTGCGACCTTCGGCTCAACCACTCATCCCGAGCCCTTCCTCTACCAAGCCCAAAATCCTGGGTGGCCCAGTGCGTGA
- a CDS encoding B12-binding domain-containing radical SAM protein gives MRDPCVLLISPGILKWTDMDFGLPHLVSVGGFLQHHLNIRVEILDLNFEGGDHTQLAKTLEELGPFLVAGISCYSSFDYMRVMSLGRFFKTLYPDVPLVTGGYHASALPGDVIFDGSPFDAVIPGEGEQSMLQIVRGLLGGGRLEHQIYPKEVVPCMDELPPYKWELLERYWPRARDIGRKFQIYLSRGCPYHCTFCMERSKSGYQWRAFSSERAVDELKRLSTFTPLEHWVINLADPLFGFKRSWRREVLEGIIENKLFPRQYWTLTRSDDLQEEDVELLARARFSIGIGMESGSPEMLGIMQKVVKPERYLEAQLRLARLSRKHGLNWAGNIIVGHPGETLKTMTETRDFARELFTSASDTCGWLSLDPFRLYPGSHVHENMDEYQAKYGTQFYHKRWWTSWYDGPFRAEHLDASSSVDFETRVRFMYEHFAPLMRDILGKFRGQGRSVDRVFQRSLAEQTDLLSDRMRDVIIRKAKWTRERLPADPVDAAISGASMLSVPIGLHVKDPAIRAREEAVRRLLENGTLRSDRVIEAFLSVGPHEYMPEVRAREMLRGKTELPEVEGAPGVLSVDAYAIGLEALNPGLGECVSDLAPVNGYLGALLKILVGAEGVVDSGATGAYDSLFLGAAMPLVPKRLLEKLRHQGRFVGFVGPRFRPQDMVCLTRHDDEWTERLLAKVRVPVLAGPNGWLKKAG, from the coding sequence GTGCGTGACCCTTGTGTGCTTCTCATCTCACCGGGGATTTTGAAGTGGACGGACATGGATTTTGGCCTTCCACATCTGGTCTCGGTGGGCGGGTTTCTGCAGCACCATTTGAATATCCGTGTGGAGATTTTGGACCTGAACTTCGAGGGCGGAGACCATACGCAGCTCGCGAAAACACTGGAGGAGCTAGGGCCGTTCTTGGTAGCCGGGATCTCGTGTTACTCGAGCTTCGACTACATGCGAGTCATGAGCCTCGGGCGGTTTTTTAAGACCTTGTATCCAGACGTGCCGTTGGTGACCGGCGGATATCACGCGAGCGCTCTTCCCGGCGATGTGATCTTTGATGGCTCCCCGTTTGACGCGGTGATTCCTGGTGAGGGCGAGCAGTCGATGCTGCAGATCGTGCGGGGATTATTGGGCGGAGGGCGGCTCGAGCATCAGATTTACCCAAAAGAGGTCGTGCCTTGTATGGACGAGCTTCCGCCCTATAAATGGGAGCTTCTCGAGCGCTACTGGCCGCGTGCGCGCGATATCGGTCGTAAATTCCAGATCTATTTGTCCCGAGGATGTCCGTATCACTGCACGTTTTGTATGGAGCGCTCCAAGAGCGGGTATCAGTGGCGCGCATTTAGCTCAGAGCGTGCCGTGGACGAGCTCAAACGACTCTCGACCTTCACACCCCTCGAACACTGGGTCATCAATCTCGCCGACCCATTGTTTGGGTTTAAGCGGAGCTGGCGCCGCGAAGTCTTGGAGGGGATTATCGAGAATAAGCTCTTCCCGAGGCAGTATTGGACTCTGACTCGGTCCGACGACCTCCAAGAAGAAGACGTTGAGCTCCTCGCGCGTGCTCGGTTTTCCATAGGCATCGGCATGGAGAGCGGTAGCCCCGAAATGCTTGGGATCATGCAAAAGGTGGTCAAGCCCGAGCGCTACCTCGAAGCCCAGCTAAGACTTGCGCGGCTGAGCCGAAAACACGGGCTAAACTGGGCGGGGAATATCATCGTGGGGCATCCCGGCGAGACCCTTAAGACGATGACGGAAACGCGGGATTTTGCGCGGGAGCTCTTCACTTCCGCATCCGATACGTGTGGCTGGCTCTCGCTCGATCCGTTTCGCCTCTATCCCGGCTCGCACGTTCACGAAAATATGGATGAATATCAGGCGAAATACGGCACCCAATTCTACCATAAACGCTGGTGGACGAGTTGGTATGACGGTCCGTTTCGTGCCGAGCATTTGGACGCGAGTTCGTCAGTGGATTTCGAGACCCGCGTGCGATTTATGTACGAGCATTTTGCGCCTCTGATGCGAGATATTCTTGGGAAATTTCGAGGGCAGGGGAGAAGCGTAGACCGTGTGTTCCAACGTTCTTTGGCCGAGCAGACCGACCTGCTGAGTGACCGAATGCGTGATGTCATTATTCGCAAAGCCAAATGGACGCGTGAGCGCCTGCCGGCGGACCCGGTGGATGCCGCGATATCTGGGGCGAGCATGCTTTCGGTACCGATTGGACTGCACGTCAAGGACCCGGCGATTCGGGCGCGTGAAGAGGCTGTAAGACGCCTTCTGGAAAACGGCACGCTCAGGTCCGACCGTGTGATCGAAGCGTTTTTGAGCGTTGGTCCACACGAGTACATGCCCGAGGTTCGTGCCCGTGAGATGTTGCGCGGCAAAACCGAGTTGCCTGAGGTTGAAGGGGCGCCCGGTGTGCTCAGTGTAGATGCCTACGCGATAGGGCTGGAGGCGCTGAACCCGGGGCTTGGAGAGTGTGTGTCTGATCTAGCGCCCGTGAATGGCTATCTAGGTGCTTTGCTGAAGATTCTGGTGGGGGCCGAAGGCGTGGTGGATTCAGGCGCAACCGGGGCCTACGACTCGCTCTTTCTGGGGGCTGCTATGCCCCTAGTCCCAAAGCGCCTTCTGGAGAAACTCCGCCATCAAGGGCGTTTTGTAGGCTTTGTGGGGCCAAGGTTTCGGCCCCAAGACATGGTTTGCTTGACGCGTCATGATGATGAGTGGACCGAACGCCTCTTGGCGAAGGTTCGTGTACCGGTGCTCGCCGGGCCAAACGGTTGGCTGAAGAAGGCGGGCTGA